The Engraulis encrasicolus isolate BLACKSEA-1 chromosome 24, IST_EnEncr_1.0, whole genome shotgun sequence DNA window AACATGACGGTGCCCAAATGGGCATATCCAGCTTGGAAACAGTTAAAGACAGATAAACCAAGCTCCAAATATAGACAACTGTGCTGTAGTTTGGcagttttgtttcttttgtttcatttgTTAGATGTGAACAGTACCGGGCTAataacaaacaacacaacaataTATTGAAACACTGAACATATTGAATAAAACACTTTGCTTACTTTTAGTTTTTTATTATAAAAACTTTAAAGTGACAGAAAAAGCAATTGTAGCTGTGAGATTGCATAATAAATACTGTACAAACAAGTGTTTAATATGTACAACAATAGCTTTCCTTCGTTGTCAACACAGTATAGCGATAAATAATGTCCACAAAATATAATTTGTGCCTTTTTACGCACGGCACACAGACTCCGTTCTGGACGCTATTGTTCTCTGGCACAAAAGGAAGAGTCCTCTCCAGGCAAGAAAAATCAAGAATAGCTGCTGTCAGTTTTCCATTCTCCATTCACAATCCGTTCCTTCTCACGTTTCACCTTTTTATTCCAGTTTCACTGTAAGCAACCATACGACAACCACAGCAGTGTGCAAGGGGTTTGAACAAACAGTCGTGTAACGTGAGCCAGTGGCAAACAAGCCCAATCAAAACACCTTTCAACATCACATCACTGTGGCAAGCAAGTTCTTGGCGACGTGTTTGTTGGCGTGTTGTAAAGCATTGATTAAGCATGTGTAAACTATGAAAAAAGTGTCACCAGTTCTGAGCTTGGCCAGAGGAAACACAAACCGTCAGTTGTCAGCTTCTAACATGGGGCAGGGATGACAGTCTATCCACTTTGCCGAAGGCTGCAGCGCTCTCGACCCCCTTCAGCCATTCTTTGCATTTCCTCATCACCGTTTCGTCCACGtctccgtcctcctcctcatactcGACGTCGTCGTATTTGTACTGGTCGTTCAGGAGGGAGATCTTGACAATCGTCCTGATATCCTCTCCAGGGGTCTCGAGTTTGGCCACGGGCGCTGCTGCAGCTGACCCCTTCGCACCTGCCCCCTGCGTCCTCTTGGAGGGGAATACCCGCCTGTGTCTAAAGTCCCCCGACGAGCAGCACTTCTGTTGCTTGGCCAGCATCTGTTTCTCCAGATTGCGCTTTTGGATCACCAGGATGGCCTCCGGAGTGAGACTCAGTGAGAAGCGGAtttcttcttccccttcttcctTGCTGAGCGAGCTCCGAGAGGCATACTTCTGGCTCCTCTGCGCTCCCGACTCCCCCGAGCTAGATCTGGGCACGCTGTCGCAGGAGCTAGCCAGGGCTTTGGGCACCGCCAGACCGGAGTGCCTACTCTCGGTGTCTCCGTGAGCCGCGGTGGCTCTGGAAGTGGGAGCTTTGCTTAACTGTTGCTGTGGCCTTCTTCCGAGTTGCTTCAGGTTGCCCGCCGGCCACAGCTTGTCCCGATCACAGTCTTTTTCGTCCTTAGGCTTAGTTCCTAGCAGAGGCTGAGAAGGCACAGGGTTTGACTTCTTCTTCCTGAACAGCTCCTTCCCCGGCGAGGAAATCCGCGGATGGAGGTTGATGGGCGGAAAAGGCATTTTAAACAAGTGGTCTGaagtgggaaaaaaaaagaaacagcacaGTGGAAACGCAGACGCCTTTGAAAGGACTGATGAGAGGAAAGCCTGAGAACGTTAAGCACCCGTGCAAAATATATCCACTGTCATCATCTGAGCGGGCTCCGGCTTTGGTGAACTCGGGCTGTCATCGTAGACTGTGCGAGGCTCCGGAGTTGAATGAGCCAGCTGCGATGCCGTTTGCCTATTTTGTTCCGCGCGAGGGCGTGGCTACGGAGTGTGTGTCGGTATGAAGCACGTTGCTGGAGTCAACAGTGAAATGCAACGCTGAGAATGGAAACAGCGTCAGGGTACAGGAACTAGGCTACATtaactgtttttttccccactgtgCGATGTGGTTAGTCGGAGGAATTTAAATGACATATCATTTGGAATGAATGTAACTGTGAAGATCATGGatgatgtaatgaggatccaatggGTTATGATGAAATAGACTACTGGCAGGCTTACTCAGCATAGAAATAGGTAGCAATTAATAGGCCTTTAAAAAAAGTAACTAACATTTTTCTTATGGCAGTTGTGCTCGTACACCAACACAGTGTAAACTGTGGAGCATGTTGGAACTGTTCCTGAGACCTGAACcatgtacagacagacatacaagtaGGCTTACTACTCACTGTAAAAGTGACCTTGAAGTAGCCCAGCCATCAAACGTTTGATATACAAATGGCCCCACAGCGCGCGCCTATTGATCCTCGCTGAGCTTTTACAACTGTGCGTGATGATGTCACTGTAACCTCTCTCCAGTGGCCTGACCGGACTGTGGCCAGCAAGGGAAGATGataagggaggacaaagggggttagttgtcctgggcccaggggcagagaggagcccagaattggatccttattACATTCTGTGTATCAAAGGGGgggccttcagatgactttgtctctggCCCAGCCATAGCTTTCCGTGTCCCTTGTGGCCAGCAGTCGCTTTAGTCGCAGTGAAATTAAGCACAAATCAATAGGCTTTTCCCGGCACTTTGAAAACAGCTTGGCAAAAAATGCTTGCTGTAATTGCCAGAAACCACCATACCCCTCCCTTCCCATCAGTCTCAGGTTCGAGATTAGCCACGGGGACATCCATGCGACAGTAACACTTAatctggtaacacttccaaataaggggccataattaacagtgaagtagttacaacctaatacttaagtaagggttaataatcattacttaatgccacattattaatgcattagcaagcagttacttaactattagataactattaccttgtgttacaagttaatagcatattattatttaactaatagataagtaagggcacagttaatagttaagtagctatcaggtcatacttaactaaggaccaaaattaacacttacttaatacaaaagtaaggcataactaatggttaattaatacttaaatattgagttttgggacccttatattagagttggctgaggataactaatggttaattaatagat harbors:
- the prr18 gene encoding proline-rich protein 18, with product MPFPPINLHPRISSPGKELFRKKKSNPVPSQPLLGTKPKDEKDCDRDKLWPAGNLKQLGRRPQQQLSKAPTSRATAAHGDTESRHSGLAVPKALASSCDSVPRSSSGESGAQRSQKYASRSSLSKEEGEEEIRFSLSLTPEAILVIQKRNLEKQMLAKQQKCCSSGDFRHRRVFPSKRTQGAGAKGSAAAAPVAKLETPGEDIRTIVKISLLNDQYKYDDVEYEEEDGDVDETVMRKCKEWLKGVESAAAFGKVDRLSSLPHVRS